One stretch of Nicotiana tabacum cultivar K326 chromosome 18, ASM71507v2, whole genome shotgun sequence DNA includes these proteins:
- the LOC107781283 gene encoding uncharacterized protein LOC107781283 yields the protein MKRCSRPYCSENPLKKSKAEKSSEYSKEEQNLNQSIHERDIMSSKQISCPDRNVNSGSKSDTDNDKGVISLEVYCPRAEFHDFDKDKEEGNFDIDQIWACYDNLDGMPRLYAQVKKVFTPKFKLQMVWLEAVDRTNHDLQAISCGRFKLGSSVDISNRYIFSHQVKCKREMQDYYLIYPMKGEIWAVYRDCRPFKYEIVEVLYDFVDDVGVKVHYLEKVSGFMSIFKRGNCGTDSFAIPASELYRFSHKVPLFKLTQTIRECLMDEYFELDPASLPNYQDNACYNNKVKVDYEEVDDVSTLK from the coding sequence ATGAAAAgatgcagcaggccttattgttCTGAGAATCCCTTGAAAAAGTCAAAGGCAGAAAAATCATCTGAATACAGTAAAGAGGAGCAAAATCTTAACCAAAGTATACACGAGAGAGACATCATGTCAAGCAAGCAAATAAGCTGTCCTGATAGGAATGTCAACTCAGGTTCAAAATCGGACACAGACAACGATAAGGGTGTCATAAGTCTAGAAGTGTATTGTCCTCGCGcagaatttcatgattttgataaggataaagaagaaggaaattttgacATCGACCAAATTTGGGCATGTTATGACAATTTAGATGGTATGCCTAGACTTTACGCCCAAGTTAAAAAGGTTTTTACTCCTAAATTTAAGCTACAAATGGTCTGGTTAGAGGCTGTTGATCGGACAAATCATGACTTACAGGCAATAAGTTGTGGTAGATTTAAACTCGGGAGCTCTGTAGACATTTCGAATCGTTATATATTCTCTCATCAAGTGAAATGCAAAAGGGAAATGCAGGATTATTATCTGATATATCCTATGAAAGGGGAGATTTGGGCTGTTTACAGAGACTGTCGACCGTTTAAATATGAGATTGTAGAGGTATTGTATGATTTTGTTGATGATGTTGGCGTAAAGGTACATTATCTGGAAAAAGTCAGTGGATTTATGAGCATTTTTAAAAGGGGAAACTGTGGGACTGACTCATTTGCGATACCAGCAAGTGAATTATACAGATTTTCTCACAAAGTTCCCTTATTTAAATTGACACAAACTATAAGAGAATGTTTGATGGATGAATATTTTGAACTTGATCCTGCTTCTCTACCTAATTATCAAGATAATGCATGTTACAATAACAAGGTTAAGGTTGATTATGAGGAAGTTGACGATGTCTCTACCTTGAAGTAA